A window from Mangifera indica cultivar Alphonso chromosome 2, CATAS_Mindica_2.1, whole genome shotgun sequence encodes these proteins:
- the LOC123207707 gene encoding F-box protein At2g02240-like codes for MKERVCSVHPPTTNGVVSKSKALPASKLSLKLLLITKAFFLDKQSGKKCYMISSRDLMFVRGDIPTDWGWTSLPGTTFLEFAELIHAFWLEIGGKISTRILSPGTNYTAYLVFKPKERFYGFENQPVEVSVGLVGTKNQKRSVFLHERRDWWIESSPSVGWWLPSCRMMFGGNFAKKRGDEWHEVELGDFFNAGDEDGELEMSILEVSGHWKGGLIVQGIEIRPKQGVFIL; via the exons ATGAAAGAAAGAGTCTGTTCCGTCCATCCCCCAACTACGAACGGCGTAGTTTCAAAATCCAAAGCCCTACCAGCCTCAAAACTTTCGTTAAAATTGTTGTTAATTACAAAG GCCTTTTTCTTGGATAAGCAGAGTGGGAAGAAATGTTACATGATATCTTCCAGGGACCTTATGTTTGTGCGGGGTGATATTCCCACAGATTGGGGATGGACTTCTCTTCCCGGCACAAC GTTCCTAGAGTTTGCTGAGCTTATACATGCATTTTGGCTCGAGATAGGTGGAAAGATTAGTACTCGCATTTTGTCACCGGGGACAAACTATACAGCTTATCTTGTGTTCAAGCCAAAAGAAAGGTTTTACGGGTTTGAAAATCAGCCTGTAGAGGTCAGTGTTGGACTTGTGGGAACTAAAAACCAAAAACGATCTGTGTTTTTGCATGAAAGAAGAGATTGGTGGATAGAATCCAGCCCCAGTGTCGGCTGGTGGCTGCCATCTTGCAGAATGATGTTTGGTGGCAATTTTGCTAAGAAGAGAGGAGATGAGTGGCATGAAGTCGAGTTAGGTGACTTTTTCAATGCAGGAGATGAAGATGGTGAATTGGAAATGAGCATTTTGGAGGTGAGTGGTCACTGGAAGGGTGGCCTCATTGTTCAAGGAATTGAGATAAGGCCAAAGCAGGGTGTGTTTATTCTGTAA
- the LOC123207737 gene encoding F-box protein SKIP3-like has product MTSMANHHQQRTTDSLQQQQLEQESPISLLPEGCIADIISRTTPRDACRLALVSKIFRSAAKSDVVWERFLPPDYQTIISKSSPWPPYPLHCLPSTSSLLDLACMFPLLSLPSKKSLFLSLCDQPIFIDDGKNVCFCDFVSGFWISGDLIANLSFLIIYLFGV; this is encoded by the coding sequence ATGACTTCCATGGCTAACCACCACCAACAACGAACCACGGACAGCctacaacaacaacaactcGAACAAGAAAGCCCCATAAGCTTATTGCCTGAAGGCTGCATCGCCGACATCATCTCCCGCACCACCCCTCGTGATGCATGCCGCCTGGCTTTGGTTTCTAAAATCTTCAGGTCCGCTGCCAAATCCGACGTAGTCTGGGAGCGCTTCTTGCCACCCGACTACCAAACCATCATTTCTAAGTCTTCCCCTTGGCCGCCGTATCCTTTGCATTGTCTGCCTTCTACGTCTTCTTTGCTTGATCTGGCTTGTATGTTTCCTTTGCTTAGTCTGCCTTCGAAGAAGAGCCTCTTTCTGAGCCTCTGTGACCAACCGATTTTCATTGACGATGGGAAAAACGTTTgcttttgtgattttgtttctGGGTTTTGGATTTCGGGAGATCTGATTGCgaatttgtcttttttaattatttatttgtttggtgtGTGA
- the LOC123207689 gene encoding putative F-box protein PP2-B12, which produces MTYMANHHQQRTKLEQESPISLLPEGCIAAIISCTTPRETCRLSLVSSIFKSAAESDVVWESFLPADYQTIISKSSPCPSSSSSSTSSLLGLPSKKDLFLSLCNQPILIDDGKKFFSLDKQSGKICCMISSRDLTIVWGDTPKYWRWTSLPGARFQEVAELIGVCWLGISGKISTQILSPGTNYAAYLVFKPTAGSYGFENQPVEVSVGLVGTENQKRSVYLVTGRRLCMQYLLGRPPSLLYRSRRVKWQASLARERGDDWLEVELGDFYNTGDENGELEISILETRGGHWKGGLIIQGIEIRPKQGV; this is translated from the exons ATGACTTACATGGCTAACCACCACCAACAACGAACCAAACTCGAACAAGAAAGCCCCATAAGCTTATTGCCTGAAGGCTGCATCGCCGCCATCATCTCCTGCACCACCCCTCGTGAAACATGCCGCCTGTCTTTGGTTTCTTCCATTTTCAAGTCCGCCGCCGAATCCGACGTAGTCTGGGAGAGCTTCTTGCCAGCCGACTACCAAACCATCATTTCTAAGTCTTCCCCTTGCCcgtcgtcttcttcttcttctacgtCTTCTTTGCTTGGTCTGCCTTCGAAGAAGGACCTCTTTCTCAGCCTCTGTAACCAACCGATTCTCATTGACGATGGGAAAAAG TTCTTTTCCTTGGATAAGCAGAGTGGGAAGATATGTTGCATGATATCTTCCAGGGACCTCACGATTGTGTGGGGTGATACTCCCAAATATTGGAGATGGACTTCTCTTCCCGGCGCAAG GTTCCAAGAGGTTGCTGAGCTTATAGGTGTATGTTGGCTCGGGATAAGTGGCAAGATTAGTACTCAGATTTTGTCACCAGGTACAAACTATGCAGCTTATCTTGTGTTCAAGCCAACAGCAGGGTCTTACGGGTTTGAAAATCAGCCTGTAGAGGTCAGTGTTGGACTTGTGGGAACTGAAAACCAAAAACGATCCGTGTATTTGGTTACAGGAAGACGTCTGTGTATGCAATATCTGTTAGGGAGGCCTCCTAGTCTTCTTTATCGCAGCCGCAGAGTCAAGTGGCAGGCATCTTTGGCAAGAGAGAGAGGAGATGACTGGCTTGAAGTCGAGTTAGGTGACTTTTACAATACAGGAGATGAAAACGGTGAATTGGAAATTAGTATTTTGGAGACGAGGGGTGGTCACTGGAAGGGTGGCCTTATCATTCAAGGAATTGAGATAAGGCCAAAGCAGGgtgtataa